The genomic segment GATGTAAAAAAAGACCATCTGAAGATTCTCAGAAACACGGGGGCTGTTCTTGAAGGCGCAAGAAATGTTTACTGGCACCTCTCCCCCGAAGAAAACATGAAATATTTCGCCGGCCTCAAAGGCTTGTCTCATTCGCATATTAAAGAACGTATGAATACTCTTCTCCATGAGCTGGGACTTGCAGATGTAGGAAAAAAGGAAATCCGCGAGTTCTCCAAGGGTATGAAACAGAAAGTCGCCCTTGCCTGTGCTTTCATTCATGACCCTGACATACTTCTTCTGGACGAACCCACTCTTGGACTGGATGTTGAGATTTCAAGGGTAATGCGAAACTGGCTCAAGGAAGTAGTACAGAAGTCCGGCAAATCCATCCTTGTAACATCTCACGATATGGATTTCATAGAATCCGTATGTGACAGGGTACTTATTATCAAGGAGGGTAGAATCCTCACCCATGAGACTATCCAGAGCCTGAAAATGAAATTCTCAAGAAAAGTTTTAAATCTTGATATTGCAACTGACCCTGACCAGAACAGCATCAGAAGGATAGAGGAACTTGGTGAACTCACCGTAGAGAATTCCGATAACGGCTGCAGATTGATAATATTTCTGAAAAGCGCGATGCTGATATATGATCTCCTGGAGATATTGAGATCAGCCGATTTAGAAATAACCGATTTCAGTACTGTCGAAAGCGATCTGGAGGACATTTTCCTGAATGTGATCAATGATGAACCGGAGTGATATGAGCATTCTGAACGTATTTATCGTGGAAATACGGATGCTGGGATGGGAGCTGAAAAGATACCTGTTCAATACCGGTGCCATGGTCGTAGTTATGTACATCATTTTTCTCGGTATGTTCTGGGGCGCGAAATCCATCGCCGGCGTCGGCATCAATCAATCTTCACTGGATTCCATGGTTATCGGGTACGTTCTATGGATGAGCGCGATGTTCTCACTTCAGGGAACCGGGAGTGTAGTTCTCTCCGAATCTCAGAGGGGTACTCTTGAGCAGATATACCTCTCCCCTTACGGCGCAGATATTATCTTCTTCTTTAAAGCAATAACCAATACTCTGTTCAATTTTGTTATACTCACACTGATGCTGTACCTTACGATGCTGACCACCGGAAGAATCCTTTCGGTCAACCTTCTTTACTTCTATCTGATTCTGTTTGTTTCGGTGCTTTCTCTGAATGGAATAGGTTTCATGCTTGGCGGTGTGGGTCTGATCCATAAAAAAATCGGTGCGGTTAACGGAATACTTTCATTCGGATTGATCGGTCTGATGCTGCTTCCAGTCTATCCCCTGACAGCTTTCTCATTCCTGCCATTCGTAGCAGGAGCGCATACGATCAACGCGCATATAGTACACGGAACATCTTTTCCGCTCTGGTGGTATCTGTTCGTCATTGGAAACAGCCTTCTCTATCTTTTTATCGGACTTTCCATTTTCAGACTGTTCGAGAGAAAAGCGAAAAGACTCAACAAAATGGGACAGTACTAGAAAAAAACCCCAGCATTGCATATTAAATACAATTACATCTGGAATCCAGAGTATCTGTAACACATCGATTACCTTCAAATGACATTTTAAGCCTCGCAACTGCGATAGGAATATTGAAATCCAGGATAATGTAGATGCCACTAATCCAAGTGTATCAGGGTGTTATGTAGACGTGTTAAGCTGTCCATTGTATGATTACTATCCTTGATTCATCTTCAAGTGAAGATATAAAGTTTTGGAATTAATGAAATACAAGCAAATGTAGAATCCACATAATCATAGTTATAAAATGAAAAAATATAAGGAGATAATGTAATGCCTTGGATAAGTGAAAAAATGTGCACGGGTTGCCAAATATG from the Candidatus Aegiribacteria sp. genome contains:
- a CDS encoding ABC transporter ATP-binding protein; translation: GILGPNGSGKTTTLKSILGLILFDNGDIHVSGMDVKKDHLKILRNTGAVLEGARNVYWHLSPEENMKYFAGLKGLSHSHIKERMNTLLHELGLADVGKKEIREFSKGMKQKVALACAFIHDPDILLLDEPTLGLDVEISRVMRNWLKEVVQKSGKSILVTSHDMDFIESVCDRVLIIKEGRILTHETIQSLKMKFSRKVLNLDIATDPDQNSIRRIEELGELTVENSDNGCRLIIFLKSAMLIYDLLEILRSADLEITDFSTVESDLEDIFLNVINDEPE